The following are encoded together in the Actinoplanes sp. N902-109 genome:
- a CDS encoding nucleotide sugar dehydrogenase — translation MSFDVAILGLGYVGLPLAQQATRAGLTVFGFDVNAAVVAALGAGRSHVDDLSDADVAEMLAGGFRAGTDETLIGTADTAVICVPTPLAEGDGPDLRAVIGATEAVGRNLRPGMLVVLESTTYPGTTEDVVAPLLEKLSGLRAGIDFHVAFSPERIDPGNERFGPRNTPKVVGGMTPACTERVAAFYGRFVDTVVPTRGTREAETAKLLENTYRHVNIALVNEMARFCHELDIDLWDVIHAASTKPFGFQAFYPGPGVGGHCIPIDPNYLSHNVRTKLGYPFRFVELAQEINATMPAYVARRAQNLLNADGQALHGARVLLLGVTYKPNIADQRESPATPLARHLAALGAVLTYHDPYVREWIVPRTDDLEGAAAAADLVILVQHHRDYDADHLAGIAKRFFDTRGVTTTREAHRL, via the coding sequence GTGAGCTTCGACGTCGCCATCCTCGGCCTGGGCTATGTGGGGCTGCCGCTGGCCCAGCAGGCCACCCGGGCCGGGCTGACCGTGTTCGGCTTCGACGTCAACGCGGCGGTGGTGGCCGCACTCGGCGCCGGCCGCTCGCACGTCGACGACCTGTCCGACGCCGACGTGGCCGAGATGCTGGCCGGTGGCTTCCGCGCCGGCACCGACGAGACGCTGATCGGCACCGCGGACACCGCGGTCATCTGCGTGCCCACCCCGCTGGCCGAGGGCGACGGGCCGGACCTGCGCGCGGTCATCGGTGCCACCGAGGCGGTCGGGCGCAACCTGCGGCCGGGCATGCTGGTCGTGCTGGAGTCCACCACCTACCCGGGCACCACCGAGGACGTGGTCGCGCCGCTGCTGGAGAAGCTGTCCGGGCTGCGCGCCGGGATCGACTTCCACGTGGCGTTCTCGCCCGAGCGCATCGACCCGGGCAACGAGCGGTTCGGCCCGCGCAACACCCCGAAGGTGGTCGGCGGCATGACACCGGCCTGCACCGAGCGGGTGGCGGCGTTCTACGGCCGGTTCGTCGACACCGTCGTGCCCACCCGCGGCACCCGGGAGGCGGAGACCGCGAAGCTGCTCGAGAACACCTACCGGCACGTGAACATCGCGCTGGTCAACGAGATGGCCCGGTTCTGCCACGAGCTGGACATCGACCTGTGGGACGTCATCCACGCCGCGTCCACCAAGCCGTTCGGCTTCCAGGCGTTCTATCCCGGGCCGGGCGTCGGCGGGCACTGCATCCCGATCGACCCGAACTATCTCTCGCACAACGTCCGGACCAAGCTGGGTTACCCGTTCCGGTTCGTCGAGCTGGCCCAGGAGATCAACGCCACCATGCCGGCGTACGTCGCCCGGCGCGCGCAGAACCTGCTCAACGCCGACGGCCAGGCCCTGCATGGGGCGCGGGTGCTGCTGCTCGGGGTCACGTACAAGCCGAACATCGCCGACCAGCGCGAGTCGCCGGCCACGCCGCTGGCCCGGCACCTGGCGGCGCTGGGTGCGGTGCTGACCTACCACGACCCGTACGTCCGGGAGTGGATCGTGCCGCGCACCGACGACCTGGAGGGCGCCGCCGCAGCCGCCGACCTGGTGATCCTGGTGCAGCACCACCGCGACTACGACGCCGACCACCTGGCGGGCATCGCCAAGCGCTTCTTCGACACCCGCGGCGTGACCACCACCAGGGAGGCACACCGGCTGTGA
- a CDS encoding glycosyltransferase family A protein: MGEPGGLLDDYLKIARYHVQRAMPATAVRLRSLEMRRLIAYTALRGTGATYEDLLTAARTHDVAWLRGIQGGLRPSVVAGLAQVLALQDMLPTDRTDGLALYELLRAGLGPDGVPGSHQGLHAELAFTWRGPEAARELLAAYRSMSPAVRADLEIDVANPFVQPGEVAPWLAAFQRLLPKPRPALQDNELPPFDRLTVAAPAAPVREPQLVSVIVTAFHPGEGLITAVRSILDQSWCNTEIIIVDDASPPEFDEVLQRAVGLGPRIRLVKQPVNQGTYAARNAGLDAAEGEFAAFQDSDDWSHPRRLERQVRPMLANSRVVATTSDGLGVTDELVLTRPAVRRGRFNPSSLLFRRAQVMARIGYFDQVRKAADSEYIGRMRAVYGERAVRHLDTEPLALIRLSQGSLSRSEIRAYWMHPARVAYSSAYQHWHGRIATRDAKPYLPRAGGERPFAAPDHLRYARSEVPPRPEYDVVLAADWRFLQGPQLAAVEELQALTDRGLRVAVLHIESLRPMARRRFPLCEPVQSLVNAGRVVQLLPGDAAETALLIVRQAAVLQFAEGEEYLLRPRQMLVVADQAPARRDGLDNRYDVGDCTSIADRLFGVEPLWCPQDPEIRAVLRAYRPAVELTPYDLPAVIGTERWATTRTGASPDLPVVGTDLCDQGVWPRDTREALHVYAGLRAADVRLRMPDWPRTDVVLTGPRDHLVYEATDLDLRTFLHQLDFYLHFPNPEAVETYSRPALEAAGQGCVVITEERHAAVFGDAAVYCAPAEVAGLIRRYTADRVLFAEQSRRARAVVTKAHHPQLYVDRIAGLVHAPRPAAPAQRTPEPLPA, encoded by the coding sequence ATGGGGGAACCAGGCGGTCTGCTCGACGATTACCTGAAGATCGCGCGCTACCACGTGCAGCGGGCCATGCCGGCCACCGCGGTGCGGCTGCGCTCGCTGGAGATGCGCCGGCTGATCGCGTACACCGCCCTGCGCGGCACCGGAGCCACCTACGAGGACCTGCTCACCGCTGCCCGCACCCACGACGTGGCCTGGCTGCGGGGCATCCAGGGCGGGCTGCGCCCGTCGGTCGTCGCCGGGCTGGCCCAGGTGCTGGCGCTGCAGGACATGCTGCCCACGGACCGCACCGACGGGCTGGCGCTCTACGAGCTGCTGCGCGCCGGACTCGGCCCGGACGGTGTCCCGGGCTCGCACCAGGGGCTGCACGCCGAGCTCGCCTTCACGTGGCGCGGCCCCGAAGCTGCCCGGGAGCTGCTCGCGGCGTACCGGTCGATGAGCCCGGCCGTGCGCGCCGACCTCGAGATCGACGTGGCCAACCCGTTCGTGCAGCCGGGCGAGGTGGCGCCGTGGCTGGCCGCGTTCCAGCGGCTGCTGCCCAAGCCCCGTCCGGCGTTGCAGGACAACGAGCTGCCACCGTTCGACCGGCTCACCGTGGCCGCTCCGGCCGCTCCGGTGCGGGAACCCCAGCTGGTCTCGGTGATCGTGACCGCGTTCCACCCCGGCGAGGGTCTGATCACCGCGGTGCGCTCGATCCTCGACCAGTCCTGGTGCAACACCGAGATCATCATCGTGGACGACGCCTCGCCGCCGGAGTTCGACGAGGTGCTGCAGCGCGCGGTGGGGCTCGGCCCGCGCATCCGGCTGGTCAAGCAGCCGGTCAACCAGGGCACGTACGCCGCGCGCAACGCCGGGCTGGACGCCGCCGAGGGCGAGTTCGCCGCGTTCCAGGACTCCGACGACTGGTCCCACCCGCGCCGGCTGGAACGGCAGGTGCGGCCCATGCTGGCCAACTCCCGGGTCGTCGCCACCACCAGCGACGGGCTGGGGGTCACCGACGAGCTGGTGCTGACCCGCCCGGCCGTGCGCCGCGGCCGGTTCAACCCGTCGTCGCTGCTGTTCCGCCGGGCCCAGGTGATGGCCCGGATCGGCTACTTCGACCAGGTACGCAAGGCCGCCGACTCGGAGTACATCGGACGCATGCGGGCGGTCTACGGCGAACGCGCGGTGCGCCACCTCGACACCGAGCCGCTCGCGCTGATCCGGCTCTCCCAGGGCTCGCTGTCCCGCTCGGAGATCCGCGCGTACTGGATGCATCCGGCCCGGGTGGCGTACTCGTCGGCCTATCAGCACTGGCACGGCCGCATCGCGACCCGCGACGCCAAGCCCTACCTCCCGCGCGCGGGCGGCGAGCGGCCGTTCGCCGCGCCGGACCATCTCCGGTACGCCCGCAGCGAAGTCCCCCCGCGCCCCGAGTACGACGTGGTGCTGGCCGCCGACTGGCGGTTCCTGCAGGGCCCGCAGCTGGCCGCCGTCGAGGAACTGCAGGCGCTCACCGATCGCGGACTGCGGGTCGCGGTGCTGCACATCGAGTCGCTGCGCCCGATGGCCCGCCGGCGGTTCCCGCTGTGCGAGCCGGTGCAGTCGCTGGTCAACGCGGGCCGGGTCGTCCAGTTGCTGCCCGGTGACGCCGCCGAGACCGCGCTGCTGATCGTGCGGCAGGCCGCGGTGCTGCAGTTCGCCGAGGGCGAGGAGTACCTGCTGCGCCCCCGGCAGATGCTGGTGGTCGCGGATCAGGCCCCGGCGCGCCGGGACGGGCTCGACAACCGCTACGACGTCGGTGACTGCACGAGCATCGCGGACCGGTTGTTCGGGGTGGAGCCGCTGTGGTGCCCGCAGGACCCGGAGATCCGGGCGGTGCTGCGGGCGTACCGGCCGGCGGTCGAGCTGACGCCGTACGACCTGCCCGCCGTGATCGGCACCGAACGCTGGGCCACCACCCGCACCGGTGCGAGCCCGGACCTGCCCGTGGTCGGCACCGACCTGTGCGATCAGGGGGTGTGGCCGCGGGACACCCGGGAGGCGCTGCACGTCTATGCCGGGTTGCGGGCTGCGGACGTACGGCTGCGCATGCCGGACTGGCCCCGCACCGACGTCGTGCTGACCGGACCGCGCGACCACCTGGTCTACGAGGCGACCGACCTGGACCTGCGCACGTTCCTGCACCAGCTCGATTTCTACCTGCACTTCCCGAACCCGGAGGCGGTCGAGACGTACTCGCGGCCCGCGCTGGAAGCGGCCGGGCAGGGCTGCGTGGTGATCACCGAGGAGCGGCACGCGGCGGTCTTCGGCGACGCGGCCGTCTACTGCGCCCCGGCCGAGGTGGCCGGTCTGATCCGGCGCTACACCGCCGATCGGGTGCTGTTCGCCGAGCAGAGCCGGCGCGCCCGGGCCGTGGTCACCAAGGCCCACCACCCCCAGCTGTACGTCGACCGGATCGCCGGCTTGGTGCACGCGCCCCGGCCCGCTGCCCCGGCCCAGCGCACACCTGAGCCGCTCCCGGCGTAA
- a CDS encoding acyltransferase family protein → MSTAPLAPAPRRAARAARTAPPPRATGTGHRRDIEGLRAVAVLLVVAYHCGLPVVSGGYVGVDVFFVISGFLITGLLLRELRGTGTLSIPRFYARRALRLLPASATVVVATVVASALWLPPLRLSGILSDALHTSIYTMNYRLAAIGTDYLQADADPSPLQHFWSLAVEEQFYLVWPVLILALGRRRGLGAALSVLTAGSLALALWQTRENAGWAYFGAHTRAWELGVGALLALGAVRLPRWCVPAGLVAVGVSAVLYTAETPFPGYAALLPVLGTAAVIAGGTGRPAGLLGTPVLQGIGRLSYSWYLWHWPMLLIAPAVVGRPLAGWENVLVALGALGLAALTFALIENPMRQPAVLRNRPWRGIGAGLGISLLCAGLCVVVSYTASHARGVSHYRAMTLNPDSVGPEELSRIIAESVRLPAVPANLTPKLDRAAKDKPRYYSENCSGTFDDAEVKKPCAYGDLSSPTTVVLFGDSHAGHWFPALEAVALQRHWKLVVVTKSACTAADGVIFLPQLKREFTECVQWRRAAWDYVRSLHPAKVVLASTYPSNELLHVSGSQDDAWAAAWRRSVRDAAVPGARVYFIADTPWMAGSNPECLSVHPNEPAACGRDRVSALALPERRRMVTAAVRAAGARVIDPTSWFCTPTTCPAIVGNVLVYRDQHHVTTAYSRLLAPELGAALS, encoded by the coding sequence ATGAGCACCGCGCCCCTCGCGCCCGCACCTCGCCGCGCCGCCCGTGCCGCCCGGACGGCCCCGCCGCCCCGAGCGACAGGAACCGGGCACCGCCGCGACATCGAGGGACTGCGCGCGGTCGCGGTGCTCCTCGTCGTCGCCTACCACTGTGGACTGCCGGTCGTGTCCGGCGGTTACGTCGGTGTCGACGTCTTCTTCGTCATCTCCGGCTTCCTCATCACCGGTCTGCTGCTGCGCGAGCTGCGCGGCACCGGCACGCTCTCGATCCCGCGGTTCTACGCCCGCCGGGCGCTGCGGCTGCTACCCGCCTCGGCCACCGTCGTGGTGGCCACGGTGGTGGCGTCCGCGCTGTGGCTGCCGCCGCTGCGGCTCAGCGGCATCCTGTCGGATGCGCTGCACACCTCGATCTACACGATGAACTACCGCCTCGCCGCGATCGGAACGGACTATCTGCAGGCCGACGCCGACCCGTCCCCGCTGCAGCACTTCTGGTCGCTGGCCGTCGAGGAACAGTTCTACCTGGTGTGGCCGGTGCTGATCCTGGCGCTGGGCCGGCGTCGCGGGCTCGGTGCCGCGCTGTCGGTGCTGACCGCCGGGTCGCTGGCGCTCGCGCTGTGGCAGACCCGGGAGAACGCCGGCTGGGCGTATTTCGGTGCGCACACCCGCGCGTGGGAACTGGGCGTGGGTGCCCTGCTCGCGCTCGGCGCGGTGCGCCTGCCCCGGTGGTGCGTCCCGGCCGGGCTGGTCGCGGTGGGCGTCTCGGCCGTGCTCTACACCGCCGAGACCCCGTTCCCCGGGTACGCCGCACTGCTGCCGGTGCTGGGCACCGCCGCGGTCATCGCCGGTGGCACGGGCCGCCCGGCCGGTCTGCTCGGCACCCCGGTGCTGCAGGGCATCGGACGGTTGTCGTACTCCTGGTACCTGTGGCACTGGCCGATGCTGCTGATCGCGCCGGCGGTGGTGGGCCGCCCGCTCGCCGGATGGGAGAACGTCCTTGTCGCGCTGGGCGCGCTCGGGCTGGCCGCGCTGACGTTCGCGCTGATCGAGAACCCGATGAGGCAGCCGGCCGTGCTGCGCAACCGGCCGTGGCGCGGGATCGGCGCGGGCCTCGGCATCTCGCTGCTCTGCGCGGGACTGTGCGTCGTGGTGTCGTACACGGCCTCGCACGCCCGCGGGGTGAGCCACTACCGGGCGATGACGCTGAACCCCGACTCGGTGGGCCCGGAGGAGCTGAGCCGGATCATCGCCGAAAGCGTGCGCCTGCCCGCCGTACCCGCGAACCTGACGCCGAAGCTCGACCGGGCGGCCAAGGACAAGCCGCGCTACTACAGCGAGAACTGCTCGGGCACGTTCGACGACGCCGAGGTCAAGAAACCGTGCGCGTACGGCGACCTGTCCTCACCCACCACCGTGGTGCTGTTCGGTGACTCGCATGCCGGGCACTGGTTCCCGGCGCTGGAGGCGGTGGCGCTGCAACGGCATTGGAAGCTGGTCGTGGTCACCAAGAGCGCGTGCACGGCGGCCGACGGCGTGATCTTCCTGCCGCAGCTCAAGCGCGAGTTCACCGAATGCGTCCAGTGGCGGCGAGCCGCGTGGGACTACGTGCGTTCGTTGCACCCGGCGAAGGTGGTGCTCGCGTCGACGTACCCCAGCAACGAGCTTCTGCACGTGTCCGGCTCGCAGGACGACGCCTGGGCAGCAGCGTGGCGGCGCTCGGTGCGGGACGCCGCAGTGCCCGGCGCGCGGGTCTACTTCATCGCGGACACACCCTGGATGGCCGGCTCGAACCCGGAGTGCCTGTCGGTGCACCCGAACGAGCCCGCCGCCTGCGGGCGTGACCGCGTCAGCGCGCTGGCCCTGCCCGAGCGGCGGCGGATGGTGACGGCGGCAGTCCGCGCGGCCGGGGCCCGGGTCATCGACCCCACGTCGTGGTTCTGCACCCCGACGACGTGCCCGGCGATCGTCGGCAACGTCCTGGTCTACCGGGACCAGCACCACGTGACCACCGCGTACAGCAGGCTCCTCGCCCCCGAACTGGGCGCGGCACTGTCCTGA
- a CDS encoding O-methyltransferase gives MSGLTGFGGRLTGRLQSLTRPQVVVLLAALVLIAGTWVAAGTGHPGLAMSLVALLLLVVLLGILHLSRWMGGLYRANQAATRDLRTVVEQMQRRVVATVEKERLTAGDRHQELTRTITRGLRQNGHGNDLLLRAQSREIEAMFQLFQEFTPRAPMPSSGDFALNPTDLLELLHIVRLGQPRLVVELGSGTSSVWLAYALEKIGGRLVSLDHDADYAARTRDMLGAHGLTAVAEVRVAPLTELTTDGRAYQWYDVAQLADLRDIDVLLIDGPPAATGPDARFPALHVLESRLATTATVVLDDVNRPDEQDAVRRWTESIAGLTAEPHLLGRHAVLSYRRGAAVPV, from the coding sequence ATGAGCGGCCTGACCGGTTTCGGCGGACGGCTGACGGGACGGTTGCAGAGCCTGACCCGTCCGCAGGTGGTCGTTCTCCTGGCGGCGCTGGTGCTGATCGCCGGCACCTGGGTGGCGGCCGGCACCGGCCACCCGGGCCTGGCGATGTCGCTGGTGGCCCTGCTCCTGCTGGTGGTCCTGCTGGGCATCCTGCACCTGTCCCGCTGGATGGGCGGGCTGTACCGGGCGAACCAGGCGGCCACCCGTGACCTGCGGACCGTCGTCGAGCAGATGCAGCGCCGGGTGGTGGCGACCGTGGAGAAGGAACGGCTCACCGCCGGCGACCGGCACCAGGAGCTGACCCGCACGATCACCCGTGGGCTGCGGCAGAACGGGCACGGCAACGACCTGCTGCTGCGTGCGCAGAGCCGGGAGATCGAGGCGATGTTCCAGCTGTTCCAGGAGTTCACGCCGCGGGCGCCGATGCCGTCCTCGGGCGACTTCGCGCTCAACCCGACGGATCTGCTGGAGCTGCTGCACATCGTCCGGCTCGGGCAGCCGCGGCTGGTGGTCGAGCTGGGCAGCGGCACCTCGTCGGTGTGGCTGGCGTACGCGCTGGAGAAGATCGGCGGCCGGCTGGTCTCGCTGGACCATGACGCGGACTACGCCGCCCGGACCCGCGACATGCTCGGCGCGCACGGGCTCACCGCGGTGGCCGAGGTGCGGGTGGCACCGCTGACCGAGCTGACCACCGACGGCCGCGCCTACCAGTGGTACGACGTGGCCCAGCTGGCCGATCTGCGCGACATCGACGTGCTGCTGATCGACGGCCCGCCCGCGGCCACCGGGCCGGACGCCCGGTTCCCGGCGCTGCACGTGCTGGAGAGCCGGCTCGCCACGACCGCGACCGTGGTGCTCGACGACGTGAACCGCCCCGACGAGCAGGACGCCGTGCGGCGGTGGACCGAGAGCATCGCCGGGCTCACCGCCGAGCCGCACCTGCTGGGCCGGCACGCGGTGCTGTCGTACCGCCGGGGTGCCGCAGTCCCGGTCTGA
- a CDS encoding stealth family protein has product MRTPADSPTMRVRTGRGWVTARRDPAASPASVRRQNLDTVTTALDTAGIDWFRVPAKALRTTAVAVRVADRAAVLKILEKSAGLVDIVKPKRAKKRAAALVLRVWWPVTDPHGSLVLGADVGCEIEFWSERDGVLAGPRTNPIAGVIAADEPVVTAPEPAFGAFSSPHDNTSYRTREIFTMPGPDRIGFPIDVVYTWVDGSDLEWQARKAAALGRNDWLGEASRLAHNNSRFASRDELRYSLRSLHCFAPWVNHIYLVTDDQVPEWLDPAAPGITLVSHREIFGDTGTLPTFNSQAIESRLHRIPGLSEHFLYLNDDVFLGRPVSPELFFTPGGLTRFFPSNAQVDAAPRRPDDPPADSAGKNNRELIRTAFGRVLSRKMMHTPHPSRISILREIEERFSAYVSATAGHQFRHPDDIAMLSSLQQYYAYLTGRAAPGTIAYTYADLANPATPFKLARLLRHRDLDTFCLNDTDSDDAVAAEQVALLAEFLPAYLPFASPYERTGAAPAVMPQRITVPAQQSPAKTRRRREFS; this is encoded by the coding sequence ATGCGGACCCCGGCGGACTCCCCGACCATGCGGGTGCGCACCGGCCGCGGGTGGGTGACCGCCCGGCGGGACCCGGCGGCAAGCCCGGCTTCGGTACGGCGGCAGAACCTCGACACCGTCACCACCGCCCTCGACACCGCGGGCATCGACTGGTTCCGGGTCCCGGCCAAGGCCCTGCGCACCACGGCCGTCGCGGTGCGGGTCGCCGACCGGGCCGCCGTACTCAAGATCCTGGAGAAGTCCGCCGGGCTGGTCGACATCGTCAAGCCGAAGCGCGCCAAGAAGCGGGCAGCGGCGCTTGTGCTGCGGGTCTGGTGGCCGGTGACCGACCCGCACGGCAGCCTGGTGCTGGGTGCCGACGTGGGTTGCGAGATCGAGTTCTGGAGCGAGCGCGACGGGGTGCTGGCCGGTCCGCGCACCAACCCGATCGCCGGCGTCATCGCGGCGGACGAGCCGGTCGTGACCGCCCCGGAGCCCGCGTTCGGGGCGTTCAGCTCGCCGCACGACAACACCTCGTACCGGACCCGGGAGATCTTCACGATGCCGGGCCCGGACCGGATCGGCTTCCCGATCGACGTGGTCTACACCTGGGTCGACGGCAGTGACCTGGAGTGGCAGGCCCGCAAGGCCGCCGCGCTGGGCCGCAACGACTGGCTGGGCGAGGCCAGCCGGCTGGCCCACAACAACTCGCGGTTCGCCTCGCGGGACGAGCTGCGCTACTCGCTGCGCTCGCTGCACTGCTTCGCACCCTGGGTCAACCACATCTACCTGGTGACCGACGACCAGGTGCCGGAATGGCTGGACCCCGCCGCGCCGGGGATCACCCTGGTGAGCCACCGGGAGATCTTCGGCGACACCGGGACGCTGCCGACATTCAACTCGCAGGCCATCGAGTCGCGGCTGCACCGCATCCCCGGGCTGAGCGAGCACTTCCTCTATCTCAACGACGACGTGTTCCTGGGCCGGCCGGTCAGCCCCGAGCTGTTCTTCACGCCGGGCGGGCTGACCCGGTTCTTCCCGTCGAACGCCCAGGTGGACGCGGCACCCCGGCGACCGGACGACCCGCCTGCGGACTCGGCCGGCAAGAACAACCGGGAGCTCATCCGCACCGCGTTCGGCCGGGTGCTGAGCCGCAAGATGATGCACACCCCGCACCCCTCGCGGATCAGCATCCTGCGCGAGATCGAGGAGCGGTTCAGCGCGTACGTCAGCGCGACCGCCGGCCACCAGTTCCGGCACCCCGACGACATCGCGATGCTGTCGTCGCTGCAGCAGTACTACGCCTACCTGACCGGGCGGGCGGCCCCGGGGACCATCGCCTACACCTACGCGGACCTGGCGAACCCGGCGACACCGTTCAAGCTCGCGCGGCTGCTGCGGCACCGCGACCTCGACACGTTCTGCCTCAACGACACCGACTCCGACGACGCGGTGGCGGCCGAGCAAGTGGCCCTGCTGGCCGAGTTCCTCCCGGCCTATCTGCCGTTCGCGTCGCCGTACGAACGCACCGGGGCGGCCCCGGCTGTGATGCCCCAGCGGATCACGGTCCCCGCGCAACAGAGCCCGGCCAAGACCCGCAGAAGGAGAGAGTTCTCGTGA
- a CDS encoding CAP domain-containing protein — MLKRLATLALIPAAAFLGLLATAEAAQAAPVSTSTLQTQVVALSNQQRAKAGCQALKVNPQLLWAARGHSKYMASTGVFSHTGARNSTFITRVKAAGYSAPRSENIAWGYRSAAEVVNAWMKSPGHRRNLLDCGARTFAVGVVYSTNGTPYYTQEFGSR, encoded by the coding sequence GTGCTGAAGCGCCTCGCCACCCTTGCTCTGATCCCCGCCGCAGCTTTCCTCGGCCTGCTCGCCACCGCGGAGGCCGCGCAGGCCGCGCCGGTGTCCACCTCGACGCTGCAGACGCAGGTCGTGGCGCTGTCCAACCAGCAGCGCGCCAAGGCCGGTTGCCAGGCCCTGAAGGTCAACCCCCAGCTGCTCTGGGCGGCCCGCGGCCACAGCAAGTACATGGCCTCGACCGGCGTGTTCAGCCACACCGGCGCGCGCAACTCGACGTTCATCACCCGGGTCAAGGCGGCCGGCTACAGCGCGCCGCGCAGCGAGAACATCGCGTGGGGCTACCGCAGCGCCGCCGAGGTCGTCAACGCCTGGATGAAGTCCCCGGGTCACCGGCGCAACCTGCTCGACTGCGGCGCCAGGACGTTCGCCGTCGGCGTTGTCTACTCCACCAACGGCACGCCGTACTACACGCAGGAGTTCGGCTCCCGCTGA